Proteins encoded by one window of Sphingosinicella sp. BN140058:
- a CDS encoding family 20 glycosylhydrolase, translating into MMAFVSKFRPSILLRSPARALLALLLAGAASPGAAAAPELPLLPLPRTATVAGAGFRLGSDVPIIALRGNAGAERAAAWLNQQLGLKKAASAGGPSIRFVRVSGLPKDGYRLETRADGATISAGDAGGFLYGAVTLWQLASGGSDRVQAVKIEDSPRFAWRGFMLDSARHFQSPDYIKKLIDAMAAHKLNTLHWHLVDDQGWRIEIPKYPKLTAVGAWRSPATAPGAPPLPKVGGFYTQAQIREIVAYAAARNITIVPEIEMPGHALSAIRAYPELGPGNPVPPGITADWGVYTYLYNVEDSTFRFLENVLTDVMALFPSPYIHIGGDEAVMTQWKQSPATQAKMRSLGITDEHKLQSWFITRMEKFLNAKGRKLIGWDEILEGGIAPNATVMSWRGIDGAIVAAKAGHDTVLAASPMLYLDHLQGTTAAEGPGRNKVITLEDYYRFDPLPDTLTEDQQRHVLGLQAALFTEHVRGDARAAYMTFPRLSALAEVAWRGEGGDFDDFVDRLLPQIARLEKIGITPAKSAFTPVASVSNVSGDGATIALSTQVKSEIRYTLDGSSPTPASPLYAAPLPLRIPTTLRAAAFRGTTPLPGSLERRLDPASIRRRDDRELRQCTSTLVLALEDDAPADGPRANFLSDILNPCWIYDAAPLESVTRIDVDVGQVPFNFQLNNGRTLAPRPTPRTAAGELEIRIDGCEGERIASIPLEQVKSPTITRLSAPIPANTGAHDLCFTFTGRSNNPHWTIAAVQLVTR; encoded by the coding sequence ATGATGGCGTTCGTGTCGAAGTTCCGGCCCTCGATCCTGCTTCGATCGCCTGCACGCGCGCTGCTGGCGCTTCTGCTTGCCGGCGCCGCGTCGCCGGGCGCCGCGGCCGCCCCTGAACTGCCATTGCTGCCGTTGCCCCGCACCGCGACGGTAGCGGGAGCCGGCTTCCGGCTCGGCAGCGACGTCCCGATCATCGCCCTTCGCGGCAACGCCGGCGCGGAGCGAGCGGCTGCATGGCTGAACCAGCAGCTCGGCCTGAAAAAGGCCGCGTCAGCCGGTGGACCTTCGATCCGCTTCGTGCGGGTGAGTGGCCTGCCGAAGGACGGATACCGGCTCGAGACCAGGGCCGACGGCGCGACGATCAGCGCCGGCGATGCAGGGGGATTCCTCTACGGTGCCGTGACCCTGTGGCAGCTCGCCAGCGGCGGTTCCGATCGGGTGCAGGCGGTCAAGATCGAGGATTCGCCGCGCTTCGCCTGGCGCGGCTTCATGCTCGACAGCGCCCGTCACTTCCAGAGCCCCGATTACATCAAGAAACTCATCGACGCGATGGCGGCGCACAAGCTCAACACCCTGCACTGGCATCTCGTCGACGATCAGGGCTGGCGGATCGAGATCCCCAAATACCCGAAGCTGACTGCGGTCGGGGCGTGGCGAAGCCCGGCGACGGCACCCGGTGCACCGCCTTTGCCGAAGGTCGGCGGTTTCTACACCCAGGCGCAGATCCGGGAAATCGTCGCTTATGCAGCGGCGCGCAACATCACGATCGTGCCCGAGATCGAAATGCCCGGCCACGCTCTCTCGGCGATCCGCGCCTATCCGGAGCTCGGGCCGGGCAATCCGGTGCCGCCGGGCATTACCGCCGATTGGGGCGTCTACACCTATCTCTACAATGTCGAGGATTCGACCTTCCGGTTCCTGGAAAACGTGCTGACCGACGTCATGGCCCTGTTCCCGTCGCCCTACATCCACATCGGCGGGGACGAAGCGGTGATGACCCAGTGGAAGCAGTCGCCGGCAACCCAGGCCAAGATGCGCAGCCTCGGCATCACCGACGAACACAAGCTGCAATCCTGGTTCATCACGAGGATGGAGAAATTCCTCAACGCCAAGGGCCGCAAGCTGATCGGCTGGGACGAGATCCTGGAAGGCGGCATCGCCCCCAATGCGACGGTCATGTCGTGGCGCGGCATCGATGGCGCGATCGTCGCCGCCAAGGCCGGACACGACACCGTGCTCGCGGCCTCGCCGATGCTCTATCTCGATCACCTCCAGGGCACGACTGCGGCCGAGGGTCCCGGTCGCAACAAGGTGATCACGCTGGAAGATTATTACCGCTTCGATCCGCTTCCCGACACGCTGACCGAGGACCAGCAGCGTCACGTGCTCGGCCTCCAGGCCGCCCTGTTCACCGAGCACGTCCGCGGCGACGCCCGCGCCGCCTACATGACCTTCCCCCGGCTGTCGGCGCTGGCCGAGGTCGCCTGGCGCGGCGAAGGTGGCGACTTCGACGATTTCGTCGATCGTCTGCTGCCCCAGATCGCGCGGCTGGAAAAGATCGGCATCACGCCGGCGAAAAGCGCGTTCACGCCGGTGGCATCGGTTTCGAACGTCTCCGGCGACGGCGCGACGATCGCACTCTCCACTCAAGTCAAATCCGAGATACGCTACACGCTCGACGGGAGCAGTCCGACGCCCGCGTCACCGCTCTACGCGGCGCCGCTGCCGCTGCGAATCCCGACCACGTTGCGCGCCGCCGCCTTCCGCGGAACCACGCCCCTGCCCGGCAGCCTCGAGCGGCGGCTCGATCCCGCGAGCATTCGCCGCCGCGACGACCGCGAACTCAGGCAATGCACGTCGACCCTGGTATTGGCGCTCGAGGACGATGCACCTGCCGATGGACCGCGTGCCAATTTCCTCAGCGACATCCTCAATCCGTGCTGGATCTACGATGCGGCCCCGCTGGAGTCGGTGACCCGCATCGACGTCGATGTCGGCCAGGTGCCGTTCAATTTCCAGCTCAACAATGGCCGCACGTTGGCACCGCGGCCGACGCCCCGCACGGCAGCCGGCGAACTGGAAATCCGGATCGATGGCTGCGAGGGCGAGCGGATCGCCAGCATTCCGCTGGAGCAGGTGAAAAGCCCGACGATCACCCGCCTCTCCGCCCCCATCCCCGCGAACACCGGCGCGCACGATCTCTGCTTCACCTTCACCGGCCGCAGCAACAACCCGCATTGGACGATCGCGGCGGTGCAGTTGGTCACTCGATGA
- a CDS encoding RidA family protein produces MSDHDQAIVRIASEQHVTAGPYSPVLRIRQGSDLVVISGQAPLDLAGRVIGDTIEEQARVTLDNCRNQLAAAGVGFADVFKVNVYMTDLADWPRFNVVYREIMPQPFPARTAIGCALLDGFLVEIEMWAAVRP; encoded by the coding sequence ATGAGCGACCATGACCAGGCGATCGTCCGCATCGCGTCCGAGCAGCATGTCACCGCCGGGCCGTATTCGCCCGTGCTTCGTATCCGGCAGGGCTCCGATCTCGTCGTCATCTCCGGCCAGGCGCCGCTCGATCTCGCCGGCCGTGTGATCGGCGACACGATCGAGGAGCAGGCTCGGGTCACGCTCGACAATTGCCGCAACCAGCTCGCTGCCGCAGGGGTGGGTTTCGCCGACGTGTTCAAGGTCAACGTCTACATGACCGATCTCGCCGACTGGCCGCGCTTCAACGTCGTCTACCGCGAGATCATGCCCCAGCCGTTCCCGGCGCGGACCGCGATCGGCTGCGCGCTCCTCGACGGCTTTCTCGTCGAGATCGAGATGTGGGCGGCGGTGCGGCCATGA
- a CDS encoding glycoside hydrolase family 43 protein has translation MSNETLFAFDIQASEDGNATLLVVSLNGGEEHAYRIAGREQHHYVQFYAELARDFGTRLPREFAEIPADRHEPPWRPLIRENLSPRILSGYGDPAVLKTDEGYYLVATSNDAPDAMPILRSADLEAWEPVGFVFAEGETPPWAAAGVQVGDFWAPEMARVGSEYWLTYTARDTNNILSIGLAKSGHPAGPWVDIGGPLLGGGVIDAHIFIDADGHPLLFWKEDTNGLWPRPLAGLLREHPEMVGRLFSTEQDRRTAAFAAAVKAWADGRRPMERFFLMQPLIRAALASWPRVQHVLREHGRADTILRAMRTPVYCQPLAADGRSLIGTRTEVLANDLEWEGHLIEGPWVTRQNGRYWLFYAGNDFTTPSYGIGVAVADHPLGPYRKRPEPLLQSTARWVAPGHASVAPGLDGKPRLFFHAFFPGRGGYNEFRALLTVGLRFDGDDVAPVA, from the coding sequence ATGAGCAACGAGACCCTGTTCGCATTCGACATCCAGGCCAGCGAAGACGGGAATGCGACTCTGCTGGTCGTCTCCTTGAATGGAGGCGAGGAGCACGCGTATCGAATCGCGGGACGCGAACAGCATCACTACGTCCAATTCTACGCAGAACTGGCTCGGGACTTCGGCACCCGGCTGCCGCGGGAGTTCGCGGAGATTCCCGCCGATCGTCACGAGCCGCCGTGGCGGCCGCTGATCCGCGAGAATCTCTCGCCCCGGATTCTTTCCGGCTACGGTGATCCGGCCGTGCTCAAGACCGACGAGGGCTATTATCTGGTCGCGACCTCGAACGACGCGCCCGATGCCATGCCGATCCTGCGCTCCGCCGATCTCGAGGCGTGGGAGCCGGTCGGGTTCGTCTTCGCCGAGGGAGAGACCCCGCCCTGGGCTGCGGCGGGGGTGCAGGTCGGGGATTTCTGGGCGCCGGAAATGGCCCGGGTAGGCAGCGAATATTGGCTGACCTACACCGCCCGGGACACCAACAACATTCTCTCGATCGGCCTCGCGAAGAGCGGCCATCCCGCGGGCCCGTGGGTCGACATCGGCGGCCCCTTGCTCGGCGGCGGCGTGATCGACGCGCACATCTTCATCGATGCCGACGGACATCCGCTCCTGTTCTGGAAGGAGGATACCAACGGATTGTGGCCGCGGCCGCTGGCCGGGCTCCTGCGCGAGCACCCCGAAATGGTCGGCCGGCTGTTCTCCACCGAGCAGGACCGGCGCACCGCCGCCTTTGCCGCCGCAGTCAAGGCCTGGGCGGACGGACGCCGTCCAATGGAGCGCTTCTTCCTGATGCAGCCGCTGATCCGGGCGGCACTCGCCTCCTGGCCCAGGGTGCAGCACGTGCTGCGCGAGCATGGCCGCGCCGACACCATCCTGCGGGCGATGCGGACTCCCGTTTATTGCCAACCGCTCGCCGCCGACGGCAGGTCGCTGATCGGCACGCGCACGGAAGTGCTCGCCAACGATCTCGAATGGGAAGGCCATCTGATCGAGGGGCCCTGGGTGACGCGCCAGAACGGCCGCTACTGGCTCTTCTATGCGGGCAACGATTTCACCACGCCGTCCTACGGCATCGGCGTTGCCGTCGCCGATCATCCTCTTGGCCCCTATCGCAAACGCCCGGAGCCGCTGCTCCAATCGACCGCGCGCTGGGTAGCGCCGGGCCACGCTTCGGTCGCGCCCGGGCTGGATGGAAAGCCAAGGCTCTTCTTCCACGCCTTCTTCCCCGGGCGCGGCGGCTATAACGAGTTCCGCGCTCTGCTGACGGTGGGGCTGCGCTTCGATGGGGACGATGTGGCCCCGGTCGCCTAG
- a CDS encoding DUF885 family protein, translated as MPRFAALFLAAALASAAPVAATPSDDFRQLLDDHYAWLLRESPTYATSLGVRDYDDRIEDLSLAAADRRAAEAQVFLKRLDAIGEAGLTPGERTSRAILRRALAESIEANRFGQRQMLFTTYAGWHQNFAGLASGLPFRTKADYESYLKRLELYPAMNDEALKITAQAVRGGYVLPCSVLGNSEKSITGVIAEDPAQSRFYEPFAGARPADASEAEWQALQSRAQRVIRDVLNPAYAKHAAFYRASYAPKCAKSDSISAQPGGRDYYAFRVRQETTTSLTPDQIHAIGLRESARINAEMEKVAKEAGFASRAAFIEDLRTNPAHYAKSPEELLRASARVAKTIDGKMPGLFRTLPRLPYGIREIPPETAEGTTTAYYGQGAPESGLAGTYYVNTSKLDQRPFWEIPALTLHEAVPGHHHQIALQQEIDLPPFRRHFTFFTAFTEGWGLYAESLGEEMGLYDTPARKMGQLSYQAWRAARLVVDTGIHAKGWDKARAVAYMRENTALSAANIDAEVNRYISWPGQALGYKIGELKIRELRKRAETALGPKFDLRRFHDAVLLQGSVPLDVLEAQVDAWIAAEKG; from the coding sequence ATGCCTCGTTTCGCCGCACTCTTCCTTGCCGCAGCCCTGGCTTCGGCGGCCCCGGTCGCGGCTACGCCGTCCGATGACTTCCGCCAGTTGCTCGATGATCATTATGCCTGGCTGCTGCGCGAGAGCCCGACTTATGCGACGTCGCTCGGCGTCCGCGATTACGACGACAGGATCGAAGATCTCAGCCTCGCGGCCGCGGATCGCCGCGCGGCCGAGGCGCAGGTTTTCCTCAAGCGGCTCGACGCGATCGGGGAGGCCGGCCTGACGCCCGGCGAGCGCACCAGCCGCGCAATCCTGAGACGCGCGCTTGCCGAAAGCATCGAAGCGAACCGGTTCGGACAGCGACAGATGCTGTTCACCACCTATGCCGGCTGGCATCAGAACTTCGCCGGTCTCGCCAGCGGGCTGCCGTTCCGCACCAAGGCCGATTACGAAAGCTACCTGAAGCGCCTCGAACTCTATCCGGCGATGAACGACGAAGCGCTGAAGATCACGGCGCAGGCGGTGCGCGGCGGCTACGTGTTGCCCTGCTCGGTGCTCGGCAACTCCGAGAAGTCGATCACCGGGGTGATTGCGGAGGATCCGGCCCAGTCGCGCTTCTACGAGCCGTTTGCGGGCGCGCGCCCCGCCGATGCAAGCGAGGCCGAGTGGCAGGCGCTGCAGAGTCGCGCGCAGCGTGTCATCCGCGACGTTCTCAACCCAGCTTATGCGAAGCACGCCGCTTTCTACCGGGCCAGTTACGCGCCCAAATGTGCCAAGTCCGACAGCATCTCGGCGCAGCCCGGCGGCCGGGACTATTATGCGTTCCGGGTGCGGCAGGAGACGACCACCAGCCTGACGCCGGACCAGATTCATGCGATCGGCCTCCGCGAATCGGCACGCATCAACGCCGAGATGGAGAAAGTCGCGAAGGAAGCCGGTTTCGCTTCAAGGGCTGCGTTCATCGAGGACCTTCGCACGAATCCCGCGCATTATGCCAAAAGCCCGGAAGAGCTGCTCCGGGCGAGTGCCCGTGTCGCAAAGACGATCGACGGCAAGATGCCGGGCTTGTTCCGGACGCTGCCACGCCTCCCTTACGGCATTCGCGAGATCCCGCCGGAAACCGCGGAAGGCACGACCACCGCTTATTACGGCCAGGGCGCTCCGGAGAGCGGCCTCGCCGGCACCTATTACGTCAACACCTCGAAGCTTGATCAACGCCCGTTTTGGGAAATACCGGCGCTGACGCTCCACGAAGCCGTGCCCGGCCATCACCACCAGATCGCGCTCCAGCAGGAGATCGATCTGCCGCCCTTCCGGCGCCACTTCACCTTCTTCACCGCCTTCACCGAGGGTTGGGGGCTGTATGCGGAGAGCCTCGGCGAGGAGATGGGTCTCTACGACACGCCCGCCAGGAAGATGGGCCAGCTCTCCTACCAGGCGTGGCGGGCCGCGCGCCTGGTGGTCGATACCGGCATTCACGCCAAGGGCTGGGACAAGGCACGGGCGGTCGCCTACATGCGCGAGAATACGGCGCTCTCCGCTGCGAACATCGATGCGGAGGTCAATCGCTACATCAGCTGGCCGGGACAGGCGCTCGGCTACAAGATCGGCGAGCTCAAGATCCGCGAGCTGCGCAAGCGGGCCGAGACCGCGCTCGGCCCGAAATTCGATCTGCGGCGCTTCCACGATGCCGTTCTGCTGCAGGGATCGGTCCCGCTCGACGTCCTTGAGGCGCAAGTCGATGCCTGGATCGCTGCCGAGAAGGGATGA
- a CDS encoding ATP-binding cassette domain-containing protein — protein MAADVTAMLSIHDVHARRGTEMAVKDVTLTVERGTWFGLIGANGSGKTTLLRAISGRLDLAGGTCIIGGEDLSRDRMRRAQRTGFAPTGEALPNSLTGGQILDLVARGATDPLRSLGAIGEALAIHALLDRRVGECSAGMRQRISIACAFAAGHEFVILDEPFNWLDPVAAYDLRLALRARVDAGLTLVTALHDLPTLAASCDAGVLLSGGRVALALDREALSMGRQDLGAFERHMIQVLRRDRLPSPAPGE, from the coding sequence ATGGCTGCTGACGTGACCGCGATGCTCTCGATCCATGACGTTCACGCCCGCCGCGGCACGGAAATGGCCGTGAAGGACGTGACGCTGACGGTGGAACGCGGCACCTGGTTCGGCCTCATCGGTGCCAACGGTTCCGGAAAGACGACCCTGCTCCGCGCGATCTCCGGCCGGTTGGACCTCGCGGGCGGTACCTGCATCATCGGTGGCGAGGATCTCTCCCGCGATCGAATGCGCCGGGCGCAGAGGACGGGCTTCGCGCCCACCGGGGAAGCGTTGCCCAACAGCCTCACTGGAGGCCAGATACTGGATCTGGTTGCCCGCGGAGCCACCGATCCGCTCCGTTCGCTCGGCGCCATCGGCGAGGCCCTTGCTATCCACGCATTGCTCGACCGCAGGGTTGGAGAATGCTCGGCAGGAATGCGTCAGCGCATCAGCATCGCCTGCGCCTTCGCGGCAGGTCATGAATTCGTAATCCTCGACGAGCCTTTCAACTGGCTCGATCCGGTCGCGGCCTACGACCTGCGCCTGGCCTTGAGGGCTCGTGTCGACGCCGGGCTCACTCTGGTCACCGCGCTCCACGATCTGCCGACGCTTGCCGCGTCGTGCGATGCGGGCGTGCTGCTCAGCGGCGGGAGGGTTGCACTTGCGCTCGACCGGGAGGCTTTGAGCATGGGACGGCAGGATCTCGGCGCATTCGAGCGTCACATGATCCAAGTCCTTCGCCGTGATCGGCTCCCTTCGCCGGCTCCCGGAGAGTGA
- a CDS encoding demethoxyubiquinone hydroxylase family protein, with protein sequence MSDTQTSADVTIALRPKWRPGDKRPDIDSMIRVDQAGEYGATRIYAGQLAVLGPHPAARAIARMESQERHHLRTFDDMMIERGVRPTLIQPFWNVAGHALGAVTAFLGPSAAMACTAAVETEIDKHYEDQVRSLGVDEPDLSATIRTFQAEELEHRDTALAAGAEDTFGYPVLSTLIRAGCRVAIALSKRI encoded by the coding sequence ATGAGCGACACGCAGACAAGCGCCGACGTCACGATCGCGTTGCGGCCGAAATGGCGGCCGGGTGACAAGCGGCCCGACATCGACTCGATGATCCGGGTCGATCAGGCCGGAGAATATGGCGCAACTCGAATCTATGCCGGCCAGCTCGCCGTGCTCGGCCCCCATCCCGCTGCCCGCGCGATTGCGCGCATGGAGAGCCAGGAGCGGCACCATCTGCGCACGTTCGACGACATGATGATCGAGCGGGGCGTCCGGCCGACCCTGATCCAGCCGTTCTGGAACGTCGCGGGCCACGCGCTCGGCGCCGTCACCGCTTTTCTGGGCCCGAGCGCCGCGATGGCGTGCACCGCTGCCGTCGAAACGGAGATCGACAAACATTATGAGGACCAGGTGCGCAGCCTGGGCGTCGACGAGCCGGATCTGTCCGCAACCATCCGCACGTTCCAGGCCGAAGAGCTCGAGCATCGCGACACCGCGCTTGCCGCCGGTGCCGAAGACACGTTCGGCTACCCGGTCCTCTCCACTCTGATCCGCGCCGGCTGCCGCGTCGCGATCGCGCTTTCGAAAAGGATCTGA
- a CDS encoding mandelate racemase/muconate lactonizing enzyme family protein, which yields MTGMYAAIGSHDAPVITGFEFDEVVVPAKPGMINSDSLAKPLHMLPVAGQAAWSVQFDALPKLILRMRLANGVVALGEFYRDHDWTRVEAICNGLIGTDISTLSLQDLPLPLVREFDGFELAIWDGWAKTLGVPLYTLLGGRVRDRVLCDAWSSHRTLDEVGPWVRAYQDQGYTCIKLKADLEDDAVGLCEQVAAHAPGMKVIFDPNQRWENMASVKPLIRGLEKVGNVLLLEDPIPKWMIPDYADLCRFSSIPIVQHVALPYIYQGQRVHDIIALIQQRAADGFNFNAGLAKFAQLNAIADAANLYCFHGSEVDFGILEAMYLHQAIAAKSCVWPSDIFGRMIREHDLLATPLRFEPPYAFVPEGPGLGVELDLAAIERYGVRHEVFA from the coding sequence ATGACCGGGATGTACGCCGCCATCGGGAGCCATGATGCTCCGGTGATTACCGGCTTCGAATTCGATGAGGTGGTGGTTCCGGCCAAGCCCGGCATGATCAACTCGGACTCGCTCGCCAAGCCCCTGCACATGCTGCCGGTCGCAGGGCAGGCGGCGTGGAGCGTGCAATTTGACGCGCTGCCCAAGCTCATCCTGCGGATGAGGCTCGCCAACGGCGTCGTCGCGCTCGGCGAATTCTACCGTGACCACGATTGGACGCGGGTCGAGGCGATCTGCAATGGACTGATCGGCACCGACATCTCGACATTGTCGTTGCAGGATCTGCCGCTGCCGCTGGTGCGCGAATTCGACGGCTTCGAGCTTGCGATCTGGGACGGTTGGGCGAAGACCCTGGGCGTTCCCCTTTACACTCTGCTCGGTGGACGCGTGCGCGATCGGGTGCTCTGCGACGCCTGGTCGAGCCATCGCACGCTCGACGAGGTCGGCCCGTGGGTGCGGGCCTATCAGGATCAGGGTTATACGTGCATCAAGCTCAAGGCCGACCTCGAGGACGACGCGGTCGGCCTTTGCGAGCAGGTCGCCGCGCACGCGCCGGGAATGAAGGTGATCTTCGATCCCAATCAGCGCTGGGAGAATATGGCGTCGGTCAAGCCGCTGATCCGCGGTCTCGAAAAGGTCGGCAACGTGCTGTTGCTCGAGGATCCGATCCCGAAATGGATGATCCCCGATTATGCCGATCTTTGCCGCTTCTCATCGATTCCGATCGTTCAGCATGTCGCTCTGCCCTACATCTATCAGGGGCAGCGGGTGCACGACATCATCGCGTTGATCCAGCAGCGCGCGGCCGACGGCTTCAACTTCAATGCCGGCCTGGCTAAATTCGCCCAGCTCAACGCCATCGCCGACGCGGCCAATCTCTATTGCTTCCACGGCTCGGAGGTCGATTTCGGTATCCTCGAGGCCATGTACCTTCACCAGGCGATCGCTGCGAAAAGCTGCGTGTGGCCGAGCGACATCTTCGGCCGGATGATCCGCGAGCATGATCTGCTGGCAACGCCGCTGCGCTTCGAGCCGCCTTACGCCTTCGTTCCCGAAGGGCCCGGCCTCGGAGTCGAGCTCGATCTCGCCGCCATCGAACGTTACGGCGTTCGCCACGAGGTGTTCGCATGA
- a CDS encoding dodecin, whose translation MSDNVYKIVEIVGSSPTGIEDAIEKAIARAASTLRDIRWFEVKETRGHVEDGRVAHYQVTLRIGFTLDDG comes from the coding sequence ATGAGCGACAACGTCTACAAGATCGTCGAAATCGTCGGCAGCTCGCCGACCGGGATCGAGGACGCGATCGAGAAGGCGATCGCGCGCGCGGCATCGACCTTGCGCGACATTCGCTGGTTCGAGGTCAAGGAGACTCGCGGCCATGTCGAAGACGGCCGCGTCGCCCATTATCAGGTGACGCTGCGGATCGGCTTCACCCTGGACGACGGCTGA
- a CDS encoding creatininase family protein — protein sequence MKWEELTSPRLGAIDRRTPVLLNIGAIEQHGGHLPLVTDALIGRHFTDRIDAELGEHVLVLPQIAVCCSRHHMAFPGTLTVRHETFLAYLTDMLEAVVAHGFTNIVLFNSHGGNLAIAQVVLEAFGNDHPEIEIFLLTWWKIAAEELAAIQESGFGGVGHACEFETSLVQLIAPHLIDEAAAVDQLPIHAHEWAAADMLQGARAAHHRTMHQLTAGTGTSGCPSLASPEKGRRISDAVVSTAVKMLRDIREQTPEKD from the coding sequence ATGAAGTGGGAGGAACTCACCAGTCCGCGGCTCGGCGCGATCGATCGCCGCACGCCGGTCTTGCTCAATATCGGCGCGATCGAGCAGCATGGCGGCCACCTGCCGCTGGTCACGGATGCGCTGATCGGCCGCCATTTCACCGATCGGATCGACGCCGAGTTGGGCGAGCATGTGCTGGTGCTGCCGCAGATCGCGGTCTGCTGTTCGCGCCACCACATGGCCTTTCCCGGTACGCTGACGGTACGCCACGAGACCTTCCTCGCCTACCTCACCGACATGCTGGAGGCGGTCGTCGCGCACGGCTTCACCAACATCGTCCTGTTCAACAGCCATGGCGGCAATCTCGCCATCGCCCAGGTCGTGCTTGAGGCCTTCGGCAACGATCATCCCGAGATCGAAATCTTTCTGCTGACCTGGTGGAAGATCGCCGCCGAGGAGCTTGCCGCCATCCAGGAGAGCGGATTCGGCGGGGTCGGCCATGCCTGCGAGTTCGAAACCTCGCTCGTCCAGCTGATCGCGCCGCACCTCATCGATGAGGCCGCGGCGGTCGACCAGCTGCCGATCCACGCGCACGAATGGGCCGCCGCCGACATGCTGCAAGGCGCTCGCGCCGCCCATCACCGCACGATGCATCAACTGACTGCGGGCACCGGAACCTCGGGCTGTCCAAGCCTCGCGTCGCCGGAAAAGGGGCGCCGGATCTCGGATGCGGTGGTGTCGACCGCAGTGAAGATGCTGCGCGACATCCGCGAGCAGACGCCTGAGAAAGACTAG
- a CDS encoding L,D-transpeptidase family protein, with translation MRGQRSFVRGAVCALLLGLAPLSPALSQEQSPLETEALALDPGHYVWRPELASSGSVEIVVSLPLQTAYVFRGGTLIGVSTVSTGAPGYDTPTGTFQILQKKVDHRSNLYDDAPMPFMQRLTWDGVALHAGKIPGYAASHGCVRLPMAFARKLYQATSLGASVHVVDAMPASASEALALGRNPDAWQSELDAELARGTR, from the coding sequence ATGCGCGGACAGCGTTCGTTCGTCCGTGGGGCCGTATGTGCCCTGCTTCTTGGCCTGGCGCCGCTTTCGCCTGCTTTGTCGCAGGAACAATCACCACTTGAAACGGAAGCATTGGCGCTGGATCCGGGCCATTATGTCTGGCGGCCGGAGCTTGCATCGTCGGGTTCTGTCGAGATCGTCGTCAGCCTGCCGCTGCAGACCGCTTACGTCTTTCGCGGCGGCACGCTGATCGGTGTGTCTACCGTCTCCACCGGCGCGCCCGGTTACGACACGCCGACCGGTACCTTCCAGATCCTGCAGAAGAAGGTGGATCACCGCTCCAATCTCTACGACGATGCGCCGATGCCGTTCATGCAGCGCCTGACCTGGGACGGCGTCGCGCTCCATGCAGGCAAGATCCCGGGCTATGCCGCGTCGCACGGCTGCGTGCGCCTGCCGATGGCCTTCGCGCGCAAGCTCTATCAGGCGACCAGCCTCGGCGCCTCGGTCCACGTCGTCGATGCGATGCCCGCCTCGGCATCCGAAGCGCTGGCGCTCGGCCGCAATCCCGACGCCTGGCAGTCGGAGCTCGACGCCGAACTGGCGCGCGGCACCCGCTGA
- a CDS encoding disulfide bond formation protein B — MTNLVRAKLLAVLVPAALLAGAYGSEIWGGLYPCEMCWWQRYAHFAALALAVLAWAGGRLPDGGRALVGLAALAILTSGGIGAYHAGVEAGVFEGFTQCTSSGGGGSPADMLKSILEAPLIRCDQVQFEFLGISMAGWNAILSIGFGLVILWLSFTRARRSA; from the coding sequence GTGACGAATCTCGTTCGGGCGAAGCTGCTTGCCGTCCTGGTTCCCGCTGCGCTGCTCGCCGGCGCCTACGGCTCGGAGATCTGGGGCGGGCTATACCCCTGCGAGATGTGCTGGTGGCAGCGTTACGCCCATTTCGCCGCCCTGGCCCTGGCGGTGCTCGCCTGGGCCGGCGGGCGCTTGCCCGATGGCGGGAGGGCTCTCGTTGGGCTCGCCGCCCTCGCCATCCTGACCAGCGGCGGCATCGGCGCCTATCATGCCGGGGTGGAGGCGGGCGTGTTCGAGGGCTTCACCCAGTGCACGTCGTCCGGCGGCGGCGGGTCTCCCGCCGACATGCTGAAGAGCATCCTGGAGGCGCCGCTGATCCGCTGCGATCAGGTGCAGTTCGAATTCCTCGGCATCTCGATGGCGGGGTGGAACGCGATCCTGTCGATCGGGTTCGGCTTAGTGATATTGTGGCTGAGCTTCACCAGGGCTCGGAGGAGCGCATGA